The following are encoded in a window of Labrus bergylta chromosome 16, fLabBer1.1, whole genome shotgun sequence genomic DNA:
- the LOC110003509 gene encoding nuclear GTPase SLIP-GC-like, with protein sequence MITKVGPRAKFKKRLKSLKEHEETADSAQVLANSNTRDKEKVMLSEVRNIMACVHDKILHGEKTKLNAFLEEKICDLETEKRELVGVFGRTGAGKSSLINAVVGEKDLLPSGSVSACTTVIIKVEANKQNQNYEAEIEFITKEELKQELWFLLTFILNDEDCKEEDVDDYNDAVEMLSALYGEEWEKNPSVEHLMNDKHFREIPEFIVSRKKTLTCDSAKKLSAELVKYTRSRSKYGMAKSIKKWFWPLVKCVTIRVPNNDLLQNVTLVDLPGNGDRNKGRDKMWKGVVQSCSTVWIVTDINRAASEKEPWEILKSASSLMGNGGQCQHIHFICTKSDVIEDSDDLSVAGVRAAIFKRNIRAKEEVKREFGKLKGVQTHFSGDCFKVFTVSSKEFLQEKRLGPDETEIPKLQEFLQELNDFHSVTLKYVSGAYGILSLIQGAGCGDVAGVKANVCEDLEENLKCALDKVFEPMIKSYRAFNKCLMEGVEKSNSSRESDLKSFLYPKRIKGRALYGRLKSIVANNGVYKPKKGKQYNLNEKLASKLMESIDEEFRKTFPNESKCEPFNGAISSFSLGTGTLVEKYRKYKGVQLQL encoded by the exons ATGATCACGAAAGTTGGACCAAGGGCAAAATTCAAGAAGAGACTCAAGTCTCTGAAG GAACATGAAGAAACTGCTGATTCTGCTCAG GTTTTGGCCAACAGTAACACAAGAGATAAAG AAAAAGTCATGCTGTCTGAAGTGAGAAACATCATGGCATGTGTTCATGACAAAATACTACACggagaaaaaacaaagctcAATGCTTTTCTAGA GGAAAAAATCTGTGATttggagacagaaaagaggGAGCTGGTTGGTGTCTTTGGAAGAACAGGGGCTGGAAAAAGCTCTTTGATAAATGCTGTCGTCGGAGAGAAGGATCTCTTGCCCTCAGGAAGTGTCAGTGCTTGTACAACAGTCATCATTAAGGTGGAGGCTAACAAGCAGAACCAGAACTATGAGGCAGAGATTGAATTCATCACAaaagag gaaTTGAAGCAGGAGTTGTGGTTCTTGTTAACTTTCATCCTGAATGATGAAGACTGCAAAGAGGAAGATGTCGATGATTACAATGACGCTGTTGAAATGCTGTCAGCGCTGTATGGAGAAGAATGGGAAAAAAACCCTTCTGTGGAACATCTCATGAACgacaaacatttcagagaaaTCCCAGAATTTATTGTTTCTAGGAAGAAAACCTTGACCTGTGACTCA gCTAAAAAGTTGTCTGCAGAACTTGTCAAATACAcaagaagcagatcaaagtaTGGAATGGCTAAAAGCATAAAGAAATGGTTTTGGCCCCTGGTGAAGTGTGTGACAATCAGGGTGCCAAATAATGACCTTCTCCAGAATGTCACACTTGTGGATCTACCTGGAAATGGGGACCGCAACAAGGGCAGAGATAAAATGTGGAAAGgg GTGGTTCAAAGCTGTTCCACTGTGTGGATCGTGACGGACATTAACAGAGCAGCATCAGAGAAAGAACCATGGGAGATTCTGAAAAGTGCCAGCAGCCTTATGGGAAATGGTGGCCAGTGTCAGCACATTCACTTCATCTGCACCAAGTCTGATGTTATCGAAGACTCTGATGATCT ttcagtagCTGGCGTTCGTGCTGCCATATTTAAGAGGAACATCCGGGCCAAGGAGGAAGTGAAGAGAGAATTTGGGAAACTAAAGGGGGTTCAG acacatttcagtggtgactgtttcaaagtgttcacaGTGAGCTCCAAAGAGTTCCTTCAGGAGAAAAGGCTAGGACCAGATGAAACTG AAATCCCCAAACTTCAGGAATTTCTGCAAGAACTGAATGACTTTCACTCAGTCACACTGAAGTATGTGTCAGGAGCGTATGGGATCCTTTCCCTTATTCAAGGTGCCGGCTGTGGAGACGTG GCTGGCGTAAAAGCAAATGTGTGCGAAGACCTTGAAGAAAACTTGAAATGTGCATTAGATAAAGTCTTTGAGCCCATGATAAAGTCCTATAGGGCTTTTAACAAGTGCCTCATGGAGGGTGTTGAAAAATCCAATAGTTCAAGGGAAAGTGACTTGAAGTCCTTCTTATATCCC aaaagaataaaaggaAGAGCTTTATACGGGAGATTGAAGAGCATTGTTGCAAACAATGGTGTctacaaaccaaaaaaagggaaacaatacAACCTCAATGAGAAATTAGCTTCAAAGCTGATGGAGAGCATTGATGAGGAATTTAGAAAGACCTTCCC aaatgaatcaaaatgtGAACCGTTCAACGGGGCCATCAGTTCCTTTTCACTCGGCACAGGGACTCTGGTTGAAAAGTACAGAAAGTACAAAGGTGTGCAGCTGCAACTGTGA
- the LOC136183079 gene encoding nuclear GTPase SLIP-GC-like has translation MASLPKKPQRDKKLTGEDVLPEVEKIMASVESRLPQTELKDFLEKKIGGLKKEKRELVGVFGKTGAGKSSLINAVIGEKDLLPSGHTKACTTVIIKVEANKQNQNYEAEIEFIKKEEFEEHVQGFKKILLNDAGDEEDNGDDREGADNNNTENNNDDDVESNAVEMLSAVYGEQWEEILDNNDFMDRKHFKEIPEFLNSGKMTLSFRTAEQLSAELVKYTRSKSKEGVAKGIKKWFWPLVKCVTIKVPNNDLLQNVTLVDLPGNGDCNKDRDNMWKGVVQDCSTVWIVTDMERPASEKEAWEILKSAIRYLGNGGQCKHIHFICNKSDHIRRKKGQSLVEALRERNEEVKVEVKEKFGTQKMVKRHFSDECFKVFTVSAIEFQDKQFLEPADTEVPELQKILQKLNDNHSETLNYWYVSGAYGILSLIQGARCGGGATVKTEVSKVLTKTMKCGHEQLQKSMQEATDALEECLKHGVENSKSSCDDVLKSFLNPKRKGKGSGFHKTLKCVIDNYGVHKTTAGKHLNLNEDLAAKLMDSIDEEFRKTFPTESNPGPFNGTISSFSLDTGELIQNRKYKDVELQLEFLRTEEEKIKIELQETIRQRKKEMYSSLTTTIKETMQTCYEDAQKCEGKGRLENTRKIIRQHVDANKNTMFEKAKDKMMSKLENLKEEILKKLNDTMKESIERALNSDEQSLPDVKKELETVTKYYQELKKNTHEGTSPVR, from the exons ATGGCATCACTACCTAAGAAACCACAACGTGACAAGAAACTCACAG GAGAAGATGTACTGCCTGAAGTGGAAAAAATCATGGCAAGTGTTGAGAGTAGGCTACCTCAGACAGAGCTCAAGGATTTTCTAGA gaaaaaaattggtggtttgaagaaagaaaagagggagctgGTTGGTGTCTTTGGTAAAACAGGGGCTGGAAAAAGCTCTTTAATAAATGCTGTCATTGGAGAGAAGGATCTCTTGCCCTCAGGACATACCAAAGCATGTACAACAGTCATCATTAAGGTGGAGGCTAACAAGCAGAACCAGAACTATGAGGCAGAGATTGAATTCATCAAAAAAGAG GAGTTCGAGGAACATGTgcagggctttaaaaaaatcttactgAATGATGCAGGCGACGAAGAGGATAATGGCGATGACCGTGAAGGTGCTGACAATAACAATACGGAGAATAACAATGATGACGATGTTGAAAGTAACGCTGTTGAGATGCTGTCAGCAGTGTATGGAGAACAATGGGAAGAAATATTGGACAACAACGATTTCATGGATCggaaacatttcaaagaaattCCAGAATTTCTCAATTCTGGCAAGATGACGTTGTCCTTTAGAACG GCTGAACAGCTGTCTGCAGAACTTGTCAAATACACAAGAAGCAAATCAAAGGAAGGAGTGGCTAAAGGCATAAAGAAATGGTTTTGGCCCCTGGTGAAGTGTGTTACTATCAAGGTGCCAAATAATGACCTTCTCCAGAATGTCACACTTGTGGATCTACCTGGAAATGGGGACTGCAACAAGGACAGAGATAACATGTGGAAAGgg GTTGTTCAAGACTGTTCCACTGTGTGGATCGTGACTGACATGGAGAGACCAGCATCAGAGAAAGAAGCATGGGAGATTCTGAAAAGTGCCATCAGGTATCTTGGAAATGGTGGCCAGTGTAAGCACATTCACTTCATCTGCAACAAGTCTGATCATATTAGACgtaaaaaaggtcaaag TTTAGTGGAAGCCCTAAGAGAGAGGAACGAGGAAGTAAAGGtggaagtgaaagaaaaatttGGGACACAAAAGATGGTTAAG agacatttcagtgatgaatgtttcaaagtgttcacaGTGAGCGCCATTGAGTTTCAGGACAAACAATTTCTAGAACCTGCTGACACTG aagTCCCTGAACTTCAGAAGATTTTGCAAAAACTCAATGACAATCACTCAGAGACACTGAACTACTGGTATGTGTCAGGAGCGTATGGGATACTGTCCTTAATTCAAGGGGCCCGCTGTGGAGGAGGG gCTACGGTAAAAACAGAAGTGAGCAAAGTCCttacaaaaacaatgaagtgtGGACATGAACAACTCCAAAAGTCCATGCAAGAGGCCACAGATGCTTTGGAAGAATGTCTCAAGCATGGGGTTGAGAACTCTAAAAGTTCATGTGATGATGTCTTGAAGTCCTTTTTAAATCCTAAG aggaaggGAAAAGGAAGTGGTTTTCACAAGACACTGAAATGTGTAATCGACAACTATGGTGTccacaaaacaacagcagggaAACACTTAAACCTCAATGAGGATTTAGCTGCAAAGCTGATGGACAGCATTGATGAAGAATTCAGAAAGACCTTCCC aacTGAATCAAATCCTGGACCATTCAACGGGACCATCAGTTCCTTTTCACTCGACACTGGGGAGCTGATTCAAAATCGGAAGTACAAAGACGTGGAACTGCAACTGGAATTTCTCAGGACTGAG gaagaaaaaataaagatagaaCTCCAAGAAACCATCCGGCAGCGTAAGAAAGAAATGTACAGCAGCCTGACGACAACAATCAAGGAAACCATGCAAACATGCTACGAAG ATGCTCAAAAATGTGAAGGAAAAGGAAGACTAGAAAACACTAGGAAAATCATAAGGCAGCATGTTGATGCTAATAAGAACACCATGTTTGAGAAGGCTAAAGATAAAATGATGTCAAAACTGGAAAACCTGAAG GAGGAAATCCTGAAGAAACTGAACGACACAATGAAGGAGTCTATTGAGCGCGCTCTCAATTCAGATGAACAATCACTTCCAG atgTCAAAAAGGAGCTTGAGACGGTGACAAAATACTATCaagaactgaagaaaaacacacatgaaggaaCATCACCAGttaggtaa